A single region of the Nicotiana sylvestris chromosome 6, ASM39365v2, whole genome shotgun sequence genome encodes:
- the LOC138870993 gene encoding uncharacterized protein — protein MTGIPPEVMTHKLNEDLTYPSIKQKKRKQGSFKNQVIQDEVQKLLKIGSIREVKYPNWLANIVVVPKKNGYNQIKMDLLDEEKASFITYRGTYCYKVMPFGLKNAGDTYQRLVTKMFQEHLGKTMEVYIDEMLVKSQQAGDHFQHLPDMFQILHKFNIKLNPEKCAFGVSSDFVDDFSPGMVTEVEKELHVFNRSNLDTWTLFTDASSNVKGAGLGIVLIPPAGETIGQAMKCHSITNNEAEYEVVIACLGFIPRDKNIEADALANLASTAKRNKIVNFLQHGILLEDKKKTQALRRKGCSLLFRSRQFILKNVRCPSSKKRLEESKGKWPEVLLGVLWAYRTTAKQSTGESPFSLVYGIKALIPVKIRDPSTRYTQATEESNEEEMRVSLDLLEERREKALIRMAAQKQIIERYYTRKAHLRYFNIRDYVLKKVFQSTRVANAGKLSQNWEGPYKVRGIAGNNAYESENLDSGVRPREIFCSKPKISQASRGSDPLD, from the exons atgacaggtataccGCCGGAGGTGATGACCCATAAGCTGAATGAAGATCTGACGTATCCATCTATCAAAcagaagaaaaggaagcaagggtccttcaagaatcaggtgattcaggatgaagtaCAAAAGTTATTAAAAATCGGGTCTATccgagaggtaaaatatcctaattgGCTAGCTAATATTGTAGTGGTGCCtaaaaagaatg gatataatcaaataaAAATGGATCTTTTAGATGAAGAAAAAGCTTCCTTTATTACAtacagggggacttattgttataaagtcATGCCTTTTGGCTTAAAGAATGCAGGAGACACGTACCAAAGGTTAGTAACTAAGATGTTTCAAGAACATctaggaaaaaccatggaggtttatATCGATGAGATGCTAGTCAAATCACAACAAGCAGGGGATCATTTTCAACATCTGCCAGATATGTTTCAGATTCTCCACAAATTCAATATTAAGTtaaaccccgagaaatgtgcatttggtgtgtCGTCAG ATTTCGTGGATGACTTTAGCCCAGGCATGGTAACAGAAGTAGAAAAAGAACTGCACGTATTTAACAGGTCTAATCTAGATACTTGGACCCTGTTTACCGATGCCTCTTCAAATGTGAAAGGAGCGGGTTTAGGCATTGTCCTAATCCCACCTGCAGGGGAAACTATAGGACAAGCCATGAAATGCCACTCTATTACTAAtaatgaagcagaatatgaagTTGTGATTGCATGTTTAGGATTC ATACCGAGAGACAAGAATATCGAAGCAGATGCGttagctaatcttgcatctaCTGCAAAA AGAAACAAGATTGTCAATTTCTTGCAGCATGGAATACTACTTGAAGATAAGAAAAAGACTCAGGCGCTTCGTCGAAAAGGCTGCTCATTATTATTTAGATCGAGGCAATTTATATTGAAAAATGTTCGGTGTCCCTCTAGCAAG AAAAgactagaggaatcaaaaggtaagTGGCCAGAAGTGTTACTTGGAGTCTTGTGGGCTTATAGAACGACAGCGAAACAAAGTACGGGAGAGTCACCATTTTCACTTGTATATGGTATTAAAGCTTTAATTCCAGTTAAAATAAGAGATCCAAGTACGAGGTACACCCAAGCAACCGAAGAGTCAAATGAGGAGGAGATGCGGGTAAGCCTTGATCTACTTGAAGAAAGGAGAGAAAAAGCTTTGATAAGGATGGCTGCACAAAAACAAATTATTGAGAGATATTACACTCGGAAAGCTCATCTTAGATACTTCAACATTAGGGACTacgtactcaagaaagtttttCAATCCACAAGAGTAGCCAATGCAGGAAAGTTGAGtcaaaattgggaaggaccttacAAGGTTCGAGGCATCGCTGGCAACAATGCATATGAATCAGAAAACTTGGATAGtggtgtaaggccccgtgaaatttttTGCTCAAAACCCAAGATCTCGCAAGCTAGCCGTggttcggaccctttggattga